The proteins below come from a single Tissierella sp. MB52-C2 genomic window:
- a CDS encoding ABC transporter ATP-binding protein, producing MVVKVNNLVKRYKELIALEHFNMEVEEGEILGLLGPNGCGKTTAINCILSLLNFDKGEIQIFGKKMTPNSYDIKKQIGVVPQEVSVFENLTVRENIDYFCGLYIEDKVKRKQYVEEAIEFVGLKDYVKFYPKKLSGGLKRRLNIACGIAHKPKLIFLDEPTVAVDAQSRNFILDGIKRLNQEGSTIIYTTHYLEEAEMLCKRIIIMDNGKNLVSGTNEELKAMITTTEKIVVGFSDIEDKEIQKIRKIPHVIDIEKREDDYIIKFENGLNNLSNLLEFIKENNLTYTKLYSQLPTLNDVFLELTGKELRD from the coding sequence GTGGTAGTAAAAGTAAATAACTTAGTAAAAAGATATAAGGAATTAATTGCCCTTGAGCATTTTAATATGGAGGTTGAAGAGGGAGAGATATTGGGACTTTTAGGACCTAATGGTTGTGGTAAGACTACGGCAATAAACTGTATTCTTTCATTATTGAATTTCGATAAAGGTGAAATACAAATATTTGGAAAGAAAATGACTCCAAACTCCTATGATATTAAAAAACAGATAGGAGTAGTGCCTCAAGAAGTTTCAGTTTTTGAGAATTTAACCGTAAGAGAAAATATAGATTATTTTTGCGGACTTTATATAGAAGATAAAGTTAAGAGAAAACAATATGTAGAAGAAGCTATAGAATTTGTAGGGCTGAAGGATTATGTAAAATTCTATCCTAAGAAATTAAGTGGAGGACTCAAAAGAAGACTAAATATTGCTTGTGGTATAGCTCATAAACCGAAGTTGATTTTTTTGGATGAACCTACAGTTGCAGTAGATGCACAAAGCAGAAACTTCATATTAGATGGAATAAAAAGGTTAAATCAAGAAGGAAGTACTATTATATATACTACTCATTATCTAGAGGAAGCAGAAATGCTCTGTAAGAGAATTATAATCATGGATAATGGCAAAAATTTGGTTTCAGGAACTAATGAAGAATTGAAGGCTATGATAACAACCACTGAAAAGATAGTAGTTGGTTTCTCAGATATTGAAGATAAAGAGATTCAGAAGATCAGAAAAATTCCTCATGTAATAGATATAGAAAAAAGAGAAGATGATTATATAATAAAGTTTGAAAATGGACTAAACAATTTATCAAATCTATTGGAGTTTATAAAAGAAAATAACCTTACCTATACAAAATTATATAGCCAGCTGCCAACATTAAATGATGTATTTTTGGAGTTAACAGGGAAGGAGCTTAGGGATTGA
- a CDS encoding ABC transporter ATP-binding protein: MLYIKKSMALLDRYKIKYLLIKLTGILIKISALIEPYLVSVIVASIMQNNRFLFKRYIILFALYYMVFGIINYSLDKVSSKLMIRINNKVKERIFYSYFGHFQYSSTYNSAKLNNVFTGDYSSPLSYLDYLFGYLSEVIVLLSMLFILVKQNTWFIYTIVLVIPIIFINIHYSKKIKKYNKINFYYSDVILGIIKKVSNNIYEVASNEKIKNFIVRDFDDYIEDKISNVDKLNESKINLQYIMDSIMKINIFLFYILAGILVFKKRITPEIFIFLSFYIQKVLISLIGITNLIPTVQRYHVSLDRVFEVMETKKLFKDEEENKQPLEYIDKIEIKDGEFKIKDSYILKDVNMHLNKGEHILIEGENGSGKSSIIKLISLQYPLSCGEYLINDNSHKEYKASDIMDCISISNQNPTVYPLSIRNNILYEADNGKYALNEILEDFDLLEYIESLEEGIDTFIDENYNLSGGQRKKIEIIRCLSKNSSIYILDEPLASLDADFKNKFDYILNKYFSDKTVIMIEHGNYKSDFFDRYYKFKHESLEVQNG, from the coding sequence TTGCTATATATAAAAAAGAGTATGGCTTTATTAGATAGATATAAAATTAAATATTTATTGATTAAATTGACAGGTATTTTGATAAAGATCAGTGCATTAATAGAACCTTATCTAGTAAGTGTAATTGTTGCATCAATTATGCAGAATAATAGATTTTTGTTTAAAAGGTATATTATCCTGTTTGCCCTATACTATATGGTGTTTGGCATTATAAATTATTCATTAGATAAAGTATCTTCTAAATTGATGATTAGAATAAATAATAAGGTTAAAGAGAGGATATTTTACAGCTATTTTGGACATTTTCAATATAGCAGTACATATAATTCGGCTAAATTAAATAATGTATTCACAGGTGATTATAGTTCTCCTTTATCTTATTTAGATTATTTATTTGGATATTTATCGGAAGTTATAGTTTTGTTATCTATGCTATTTATATTAGTTAAGCAAAATACTTGGTTTATATATACTATTGTTTTAGTGATACCTATAATATTTATCAATATTCATTATTCTAAAAAAATAAAGAAATATAATAAAATAAACTTTTATTATTCAGATGTGATATTGGGTATTATCAAGAAAGTTTCTAATAATATTTATGAAGTTGCCTCAAATGAAAAGATTAAAAACTTTATAGTAAGGGATTTTGATGATTATATAGAGGATAAGATTTCTAATGTTGATAAGCTAAATGAAAGTAAGATAAATTTACAATATATAATGGATTCTATTATGAAAATCAATATATTCTTATTTTATATATTAGCTGGAATACTTGTATTTAAGAAAAGAATAACCCCAGAAATCTTCATATTTCTATCTTTTTATATTCAAAAAGTATTGATAAGCCTCATAGGGATAACTAATCTGATACCAACTGTCCAAAGATATCATGTGAGTTTGGATAGGGTCTTTGAAGTAATGGAAACAAAAAAATTATTCAAAGATGAAGAAGAAAATAAACAACCCCTTGAGTATATTGATAAAATAGAGATAAAAGATGGAGAATTTAAAATAAAAGATTCTTATATATTGAAGGATGTTAATATGCATTTAAATAAGGGGGAACATATATTGATTGAAGGTGAAAATGGAAGTGGAAAATCCAGTATTATAAAACTTATATCATTACAATATCCTTTAAGTTGTGGAGAATATCTGATTAATGATAATAGCCATAAAGAATACAAGGCTTCAGATATTATGGATTGTATAAGTATATCTAATCAAAACCCAACTGTCTATCCTTTGTCTATAAGAAATAACATTTTATATGAAGCAGATAATGGTAAATATGCTCTAAATGAAATTCTGGAGGATTTTGATCTATTGGAGTATATAGAAAGCTTAGAAGAAGGTATAGATACTTTTATAGATGAAAACTATAATCTATCTGGAGGTCAGAGGAAGAAAATAGAAATAATAAGATGTCTATCCAAGAATTCATCTATTTATATATTGGACGAACCTCTAGCCAGTTTAGATGCTGATTTTAAAAATAAATTCGATTATATACTAAATAAATATTTTTCAGATAAAACAGTAATAATGATTGAGCATGGAAACTATAAATCTGATTTTTTTGATAGATACTATAAATTTAAACACGAAAGCCTAGAGGTGCAAAATGGATAA
- a CDS encoding histidine kinase — MYLDFSIYAFFTIILVLRDFSIANLLVSSISIYLSIMTKRFNVFLNQNKIVRDELKEDAIYLKKYTEQLKIDREKNIHIAILTERNRIARELHDSIGHAISSSILQVEALKIISDNNMIESLDLLQNTLNNGMNDIRNSIHNLYNESLDLESRIESLCREVPTIDIQLIYKLEDSLPYDLKFDILSVIREAITNCAKHSNATELKINLLSQPKFYSIIVRDNGNKFNKTDDLLTKGIGLLSMNEVANKYNGFLNYEFDNGFKIHLTLMKG, encoded by the coding sequence ATGTATTTGGATTTCAGTATATATGCTTTTTTTACCATAATATTAGTTCTAAGGGATTTTTCTATAGCAAATCTTTTAGTTTCCTCCATATCTATTTACCTTTCAATTATGACAAAAAGATTCAATGTATTTTTAAATCAAAACAAAATAGTAAGGGACGAATTGAAAGAAGATGCCATTTATTTAAAAAAATATACTGAACAATTAAAAATTGATAGAGAAAAGAATATTCATATTGCCATACTTACAGAAAGAAATAGAATTGCAAGAGAACTCCATGACTCTATAGGTCATGCCATAAGCAGCAGTATATTACAGGTGGAAGCCCTAAAGATAATCTCCGATAATAACATGATAGAAAGTTTAGATTTACTCCAAAATACCTTAAATAACGGAATGAATGATATTAGAAATAGCATCCACAATTTATATAATGAATCTCTTGATTTGGAGAGTAGAATCGAAAGCCTTTGTAGAGAAGTTCCTACTATAGACATTCAACTTATATATAAGTTAGAAGATAGTTTACCCTATGATTTAAAATTTGACATATTATCTGTTATAAGAGAGGCCATCACTAATTGTGCTAAACATTCTAATGCTACAGAGCTTAAAATCAACCTTCTAAGTCAACCTAAGTTCTATTCTATTATAGTGAGGGATAATGGCAACAAATTTAATAAAACAGATGATCTCTTAACTAAGGGAATAGGTCTTCTTTCTATGAATGAAGTCGCTAATAAATATAATGGTTTTTTAAATTATGAGTTTGATAATGGATTTAAAATACACCTGACTTTAATGAAAGGATGA
- a CDS encoding response regulator transcription factor, which yields MKVIIVDDDYLVVNSLKTIVNASGIEVLAVGHDGMEAVELYSLHKPDLILMDIRMEKMNGIEATKEILDRDPNAKILLITTFQDDEYISAALSLGCKGYILKQNIGGIIPAINAVYSGNHVFDSKIVSNIQKHSKKNIDIDLTDREFDILLLVAEGFNNKEIAEKLFLSEGTVRNYISHMLEKLSLRDRTQLAIYYYKKQ from the coding sequence ATGAAAGTTATAATCGTAGATGATGATTATTTAGTAGTAAACTCTTTAAAAACAATCGTAAATGCCAGTGGAATAGAAGTTTTAGCTGTGGGTCATGATGGTATGGAGGCAGTTGAACTTTATTCCCTTCACAAACCTGATTTAATCCTTATGGACATAAGGATGGAAAAAATGAATGGAATAGAAGCTACTAAGGAAATTTTAGATAGAGACCCTAATGCTAAAATACTGTTGATTACCACATTTCAAGATGATGAATATATATCTGCTGCCCTTTCCTTAGGCTGTAAAGGTTATATATTAAAACAAAATATTGGGGGCATTATCCCTGCCATAAATGCAGTTTACTCCGGTAATCATGTTTTCGATTCAAAGATAGTATCTAATATACAAAAGCATTCTAAGAAAAACATAGATATAGATTTAACAGATAGAGAGTTTGATATTTTGCTTTTAGTTGCAGAAGGATTTAATAATAAGGAGATTGCTGAAAAGCTATTTCTAAGTGAAGGTACTGTAAGAAATTATATTTCTCATATGTTAGAAAAATTATCTTTAAGAGATAGGACACAACTAGCCATTTATTATTATAAAAAACAGTAG
- a CDS encoding radical SAM/SPASM domain-containing protein gives MIGKFNIRTDNEKTVHYNYGKYIIFDLVTLDYIVTDKEEYNELLDDYRDYLKNNSDILIDEAEIIVKDKKQFLDLVFITGFDCNYNCIYCYQKDYKHIKSKMNTDDLDKIKKFYKVYDELFDTNSIIKTITIMGGEPFLDDNFKFIESVFEKFPTARLTFTTNGSNISKYESLIKSNRERIQTVILSIDGNKKLHLKHRNTFNDKFYDNIWEALEFLLNNDIEIIINSVYHPEEIEDYPLFFDILEKHGWLENKFSVKFDLDMMKTKSIGGDKTYINIAKESFKQLIELDNRAKYLSQSFTNYTEISMLSMIQSRETRIPYKHCDLTFRPSYTFIPNGKAVTCLSSDNPKLEVGTYKPEILINKDNIENIHNRDVRNMSRCKDCDYKYFCRGGCIAENIKRYDTLDIGYCSRWKEEDYKVALERVLNQLIAEEIRNTDKIKA, from the coding sequence ATGATTGGAAAATTCAATATAAGAACAGATAATGAGAAAACAGTTCATTATAATTATGGAAAATATATAATTTTCGATTTGGTAACCTTGGATTATATAGTTACAGACAAGGAAGAATATAATGAACTTTTAGATGATTATAGAGACTATCTGAAAAATAATTCTGATATACTAATTGATGAAGCAGAAATCATTGTAAAGGATAAGAAACAATTTCTTGATTTAGTTTTTATAACTGGCTTTGACTGTAATTATAATTGTATCTATTGCTATCAAAAGGATTATAAACATATTAAATCTAAGATGAATACAGATGACCTTGATAAGATAAAAAAATTCTATAAAGTATATGATGAGTTATTTGATACGAATTCAATTATAAAGACCATCACTATCATGGGTGGAGAGCCTTTCCTAGATGATAATTTTAAATTTATAGAAAGCGTTTTTGAAAAGTTTCCAACAGCAAGGCTGACCTTTACTACCAATGGTTCAAATATATCCAAATATGAATCTTTGATAAAATCAAATAGAGAAAGGATTCAAACTGTAATACTTTCAATTGATGGCAATAAAAAACTACATTTAAAACATAGGAATACCTTTAATGATAAGTTCTACGATAATATATGGGAAGCATTGGAGTTTTTATTGAACAATGATATTGAGATAATTATCAATTCTGTATATCATCCTGAAGAGATTGAAGATTATCCTCTATTTTTTGATATTCTGGAAAAGCATGGATGGTTGGAAAATAAATTTTCAGTGAAATTTGATTTAGATATGATGAAAACAAAATCTATAGGTGGGGATAAGACATATATTAATATTGCAAAGGAATCCTTTAAACAACTAATTGAACTGGATAATAGAGCAAAATATCTAAGTCAAAGCTTTACAAATTATACTGAAATTTCTATGCTTAGTATGATACAGTCAAGGGAGACTCGAATACCATATAAGCATTGTGACCTTACATTTAGACCTTCTTATACATTTATACCAAATGGAAAGGCTGTTACTTGCTTAAGTTCAGATAATCCTAAACTAGAGGTAGGAACTTATAAGCCAGAGATTCTTATAAATAAGGATAATATAGAAAATATCCATAATCGTGATGTCCGTAATATGTCAAGATGCAAAGATTGTGATTATAAATATTTTTGCAGAGGCGGTTGTATTGCCGAGAATATCAAAAGATACGATACCTTAGATATAGGATATTGCAGCAGATGGAAAGAAGAAGATTATAAAGTAGCTTTAGAGAGAGTTTTAAATCAATTGATAGCTGAGGAAATAAGAAATACTGATAAAATTAAAGCATGA
- a CDS encoding M55 family metallopeptidase, translating into MDNILIIIDLEGIIGVEDLWDNKRNEDLLYKEIATIINSIPNNMNIYLCYDHNDGIFPSNLTEKLSHGINIIKKIRNIDFSIDYKTAFLVGFHGKKSDHCRFPHTFRDEIQILSLGEKEVGEIEMVVNFLSYYKIPVSLISTEASVIDYLNYNCIYHDIDKGDMSSIYLNLENDVKKALNSEISLSKFDDSKVKIIYNNYVQRRVKELELDIKISFKDTIDFFRYLPNLHIPLNHIISKDLKNMFEELVRNRPESLELVKDENIRKLLDKDISSLTYLDLYEISQYFYKIKDDKSAKFELQPKE; encoded by the coding sequence ATGGATAATATATTGATTATAATCGATTTAGAAGGAATTATTGGAGTTGAAGATTTGTGGGATAATAAGAGGAATGAGGATTTATTATATAAAGAAATAGCTACAATTATAAACTCCATACCTAATAATATGAATATATATCTATGCTATGACCATAATGATGGTATATTCCCTAGTAATTTAACGGAGAAATTAAGTCATGGAATCAATATAATCAAGAAAATAAGAAATATTGATTTTAGTATTGATTATAAAACAGCTTTTCTAGTGGGTTTTCATGGCAAGAAAAGTGACCATTGTAGGTTCCCTCATACCTTTAGAGATGAGATTCAAATATTATCTTTAGGAGAAAAAGAAGTGGGAGAAATTGAAATGGTAGTTAATTTTTTATCATACTACAAGATCCCGGTTTCATTGATAAGCACCGAAGCCTCGGTAATTGATTACCTAAATTATAATTGCATATATCATGACATAGACAAAGGAGATATGTCTTCAATATACTTAAACCTAGAAAATGATGTAAAAAAAGCCCTTAATAGTGAAATCTCATTGTCCAAATTTGATGATTCTAAGGTTAAAATTATTTACAATAATTATGTACAAAGAAGAGTAAAAGAATTAGAATTGGATATTAAAATTTCTTTTAAAGATACAATTGATTTTTTTAGATATCTGCCTAATTTGCACATTCCTTTAAATCATATAATAAGCAAAGATCTTAAAAATATGTTTGAGGAATTAGTGAGAAATAGACCTGAATCCTTGGAATTAGTGAAAGATGAGAATATAAGAAAATTATTAGATAAAGATATAAGTTCACTAACTTATCTTGATTTATATGAAATATCGCAATACTTTTATAAAATAAAAGATGATAAGAGTGCTAAATTTGAACTTCAACCTAAAGAGTAA
- a CDS encoding ABC transporter permease, whose protein sequence is MTVYKYFIKIALKNKGVILSYTIIFFILSILNSGSNAQREISFTETKFTIGIVDNSNSEISRSLTDYLGKKNNTTFIEADEEYIKEQVFLQIVDAVIIIPEDFDERVVNKKNAIELFRDDRNVASYQIENQINKFISFANATYEDGKFGLSNVSTALDEGIEVNIVKSDNNINQKMNTWFKFYFNYVSYIIMALYISVIGFVMTDFINKEVENRRKISSIKFLKFNREIYLGQLTIASFLTLIFIFGSIVLKGKYIGEVNFSKYVVNTIVFSFSALCLVFLINNITHNKYIISGVSTVLSLGTSFISGVMVPQQFLGEKVLTIAKFFPTYYFVKINEMDISSLLDVKYEIFMQLLFAVVFLLMGLYFSRAKQVN, encoded by the coding sequence ATGACAGTATATAAGTATTTTATTAAGATAGCACTAAAAAACAAAGGCGTTATTCTCTCGTATACTATAATATTTTTTATTCTATCAATATTAAATAGTGGCAGCAATGCTCAAAGGGAAATCAGCTTCACAGAAACAAAGTTTACTATTGGAATAGTTGATAACAGTAATAGTGAAATATCTAGAAGCTTAACAGATTATCTAGGAAAGAAGAATAATACAACCTTCATAGAGGCAGATGAAGAATATATTAAGGAGCAGGTGTTTCTCCAAATAGTAGATGCAGTAATTATCATTCCAGAGGATTTTGACGAAAGGGTAGTAAATAAGAAAAATGCCATTGAATTATTTAGAGATGATAGAAATGTAGCATCTTATCAAATTGAAAATCAAATCAATAAATTTATTTCCTTTGCCAATGCAACCTATGAAGATGGGAAATTTGGTTTATCCAATGTAAGTACTGCTTTAGATGAAGGGATAGAGGTAAATATAGTTAAATCTGATAATAATATAAATCAGAAGATGAATACATGGTTTAAATTTTACTTTAATTATGTCTCCTATATAATAATGGCTTTATATATTTCTGTAATAGGGTTTGTAATGACTGACTTTATAAATAAGGAAGTTGAGAACAGAAGAAAGATATCTTCAATAAAGTTTTTGAAATTTAATAGAGAAATATATTTAGGACAGTTGACAATAGCAAGTTTTCTAACATTAATATTTATATTTGGAAGTATTGTTTTGAAAGGAAAATATATTGGAGAAGTGAACTTTTCAAAATATGTAGTCAATACAATAGTATTTTCATTTTCTGCATTATGTCTCGTATTTTTAATCAATAATATAACACATAATAAATATATTATATCTGGGGTAAGTACAGTACTATCTCTTGGAACTTCGTTTATATCAGGAGTAATGGTACCTCAGCAATTTTTAGGAGAAAAGGTATTGACAATAGCTAAATTTTTCCCAACATATTATTTTGTAAAGATAAATGAAATGGATATTAGCTCTCTATTAGATGTAAAGTATGAAATATTTATGCAGTTATTGTTTGCCGTGGTATTCTTATTAATGGGGCTATATTTTTCTAGAGCAAAACAAGTAAATTAA
- a CDS encoding radical SAM/SPASM domain-containing protein: protein MHFIEHSTIMKTNKEDEYILINLLNGLSDILSEEDLNLIKLWTKSDDIEFNNKYETDLYNALTKRKYMMKNREEENRYKESQLETLRRNYEKRKKNIKDLGIVLTYDCNFGCSYCFESNVNNHDKDILTEDMIDRSESLFPNIESILLYGGEPLLEQNMDIIKYIIEKYPDKEYRIITNGYGIDKYIDILKKIKVKWLQVTLDGGKETHDKSRFLKDNRLGTFDKLISNIDLAIKNNIRIKIRMNISKANYQECLELRDNLKKEYPDNKLLIFELQPIFQLDDDSKNFLEPILYSVDEYSDNTINNMSSNLHRSLINGKPIGLKYHSCPAETSARLIDSSGDIYSCLVSVGNRDSRVGTYYPEFRYFENSLLNRNITTIEQCKNCKFALLCGGGCGNSRNINNEGFRGECSSFSRKLLQYSNALGYETIEEVIL from the coding sequence ATGCATTTTATAGAACATTCTACAATTATGAAGACAAATAAAGAGGATGAATATATCTTAATCAACTTATTAAATGGATTATCAGATATATTATCAGAAGAAGATTTAAACCTAATCAAGCTTTGGACAAAATCAGATGATATTGAGTTTAATAATAAATACGAAACAGACTTATATAATGCACTGACTAAACGAAAATATATGATGAAAAATCGAGAAGAAGAGAATAGGTACAAGGAATCTCAATTGGAAACTCTTAGAAGAAACTATGAAAAGCGAAAAAAAAATATTAAGGATTTAGGTATAGTTTTGACCTATGATTGTAATTTTGGATGTAGCTACTGCTTTGAATCCAATGTAAATAACCATGATAAGGATATACTGACAGAAGATATGATTGACAGGTCTGAATCTCTGTTTCCAAATATAGAAAGCATACTTTTATATGGTGGAGAACCTCTATTGGAACAAAATATGGATATTATAAAATATATAATAGAAAAATATCCTGATAAAGAATATCGAATAATAACAAATGGCTACGGTATAGATAAGTATATTGATATTTTGAAAAAGATTAAGGTAAAATGGCTGCAGGTAACATTAGATGGAGGTAAGGAAACCCATGATAAATCCCGTTTTTTAAAAGACAATAGACTGGGAACCTTTGATAAACTGATATCCAATATTGATTTAGCCATAAAAAATAATATAAGAATAAAAATAAGAATGAATATCAGCAAAGCTAATTATCAAGAATGTTTAGAGCTTAGGGATAATTTAAAGAAAGAATATCCAGATAATAAACTGTTGATATTTGAATTACAGCCTATATTTCAATTAGACGATGATAGTAAAAACTTTTTAGAACCTATATTGTACTCAGTAGATGAATATAGTGACAATACTATTAACAATATGTCCTCTAACCTGCATAGGTCCTTAATTAATGGCAAACCTATCGGTTTAAAATACCATAGTTGTCCAGCAGAGACAAGTGCTAGGCTGATAGATAGTAGTGGAGATATTTATTCCTGCCTAGTTTCTGTAGGAAATAGAGATTCTAGAGTTGGAACATATTATCCTGAATTTAGGTATTTTGAAAATAGCTTGTTAAATAGGAATATAACTACTATTGAACAATGCAAAAATTGTAAATTTGCTTTATTATGTGGTGGCGGATGTGGAAATTCAAGAAATATTAATAATGAGGGCTTCAGAGGAGAATGCAGTTCCTTTTCGAGGAAACTATTGCAATATTCCAATGCTTTAGGATATGAAACCATAGAGGAAGTGATACTATGA
- a CDS encoding ABC transporter permease translates to MKSIFRNCIYQGKNLYRDKSFLFWTLIYPIIMAIFFYTAFNGMINIQLENIDIGISSQNPIAFILEEIEIVNVHKISEEEINEKLENEEIQGFIDDDFNLLVKKSGVNQTIIKEILDQIKQMESLSVPIEKFDFTVEYISETNQKADVVIIIFYSLIAMVSAYGIFPGIVTVILIQANLTNLGKRINITPLRKNEFLLAGVIVSLILNLLSNGILLIFIKYILKINLFTELKYSTVLIIMGNLFGVALGMFIGASNKQNENTKTIIGIMITLVLSALSGMMSPNIKISIDQNIPILGRINPISIITNNLYRINLLGSTKSVGEGIIILSIYCVALISISYVFLRRKTYDSI, encoded by the coding sequence ATGAAAAGTATATTTAGAAATTGCATATATCAAGGAAAAAATTTATATAGAGACAAATCTTTTCTTTTCTGGACTTTAATATATCCAATTATAATGGCAATATTTTTCTACACAGCCTTCAATGGAATGATAAATATACAACTAGAGAATATAGATATAGGAATAAGCTCTCAAAATCCTATTGCATTTATATTGGAAGAAATTGAAATAGTAAATGTTCATAAAATCTCAGAAGAAGAGATAAATGAAAAGTTAGAGAATGAAGAAATTCAAGGATTTATTGACGATGATTTTAATTTATTAGTCAAAAAATCAGGAGTAAATCAGACTATAATTAAAGAGATATTGGATCAAATTAAACAGATGGAAAGTTTAAGTGTTCCCATTGAAAAATTTGATTTTACAGTGGAATATATTTCAGAAACAAATCAAAAAGCAGATGTTGTAATTATAATATTTTATTCACTAATTGCAATGGTTTCTGCATATGGAATTTTTCCTGGAATTGTAACAGTAATTTTGATTCAAGCAAATCTGACTAATCTAGGAAAGAGAATAAATATAACACCTCTGCGAAAGAATGAATTTCTATTGGCAGGTGTTATAGTTTCATTAATCTTAAATTTACTTTCAAACGGCATATTATTGATTTTTATAAAATATATCTTAAAGATTAATTTGTTTACAGAACTAAAGTACAGTACAGTGCTTATAATAATGGGAAATTTATTTGGAGTAGCCCTCGGAATGTTTATTGGAGCTTCCAATAAACAAAATGAAAATACAAAGACAATTATAGGTATTATGATTACTTTGGTTTTATCGGCTTTATCTGGGATGATGTCACCTAATATAAAGATTTCAATTGATCAGAATATTCCGATATTAGGAAGAATAAATCCCATATCTATAATAACCAACAATCTATATAGGATCAATCTATTAGGGAGCACTAAAAGTGTAGGTGAAGGAATCATTATTTTATCAATTTATTGTGTAGCCTTAATCAGTATATCCTATGTATTTTTAAGGAGGAAAACCTATGACAGTATATAA